A single Vicinamibacterales bacterium DNA region contains:
- a CDS encoding AIM24 family protein, producing the protein MPTERSYTCIWCGTTNDGTALSCPGCGVAVDVARIVTRSGWVELPGRKDMAKIQLGQSSLQIEGEYVPVADFDLAADGGVYFTHHVLLWKDTSVRLATMSLAGGWKRLLAGLPLVMMEAHGPGHVAFSRDAPGELIALPIQPGQAIDVREHIFLAATHSVSYEWFDPQVWFTTREDKNTITHYPTGRFMDRFAAQQAPGLLLLHAAGNAFIRQLGEGESILIKPTALLFKDPTVSMRLHLEYPAASGSSGFFGSAWRSRHLWLTLIGPGRVAMHSAYDPSGDEGHAIRSMSTSTEQQW; encoded by the coding sequence ATGCCGACCGAACGCTCCTACACGTGCATTTGGTGCGGCACCACGAACGACGGCACCGCGCTCAGCTGTCCCGGCTGCGGCGTCGCCGTCGATGTCGCGCGCATCGTCACCCGCTCGGGCTGGGTCGAACTGCCCGGCCGCAAGGACATGGCGAAGATCCAGCTGGGGCAGTCGTCGCTCCAGATCGAAGGGGAGTACGTCCCGGTCGCCGACTTCGACCTCGCGGCTGATGGCGGCGTGTATTTCACGCATCACGTGCTCCTCTGGAAAGACACCAGCGTCCGGCTGGCGACGATGTCGCTGGCGGGCGGCTGGAAGCGCCTTCTCGCCGGGCTCCCGCTTGTGATGATGGAAGCGCACGGCCCCGGACACGTCGCGTTCTCGCGCGACGCGCCCGGCGAACTGATTGCGCTGCCGATCCAGCCGGGCCAGGCAATCGACGTCCGCGAACACATCTTCCTCGCCGCGACCCACAGCGTGTCCTACGAATGGTTCGACCCGCAGGTGTGGTTCACGACGCGCGAGGACAAGAACACCATCACGCACTATCCGACCGGACGGTTCATGGATCGCTTTGCCGCGCAGCAGGCGCCCGGCCTGCTGCTGCTGCACGCGGCGGGGAACGCCTTCATTCGGCAGCTCGGCGAAGGGGAGTCGATTCTCATCAAGCCGACGGCACTCCTCTTCAAGGACCCGACGGTCTCCATGCGGCTGCATCTCGAGTACCCGGCGGCGTCCGGCTCGAGCGGGTTCTTCGGGTCCGCGTGGCGAAGCCGCCACCTGTGGCTCACCCTGATCGGACCGGGCCGGGTGGCGATGCACTCCGCGTACGATCCGTCGGGCGACGAGGGGCACGCGATTCGGAGCATGTCGACGTCGACCGAGCAACAGTGGTAA
- a CDS encoding alpha/beta hydrolase-fold protein: protein MNMKRVLFLSLVCAAIGLPVLTLAQAPAAPAAPAQQSAPATTTAPAPPRPVPPTRDPHTPGYVTATELPDGTLPPPDADGNFIVGPTHVPAPETQPTEGVPAGTVCNLTMNSTDSKIYPGIARDPGTFGTPDPNDPAKLIVTTSHPAPYTRKVAVYVPKQYVAGTAAPFIIGADGPDPLLFGTLDNLIFQKRVPAMVAISIGNGSGDAQGSQRGLEYDTMSGRYAEFVETEVIPFVEQQCNVKLTRDPEGRATMGGSSGAAAALIMAWYHPEWYHRVLSYSGTYVNQQWPPNPDTPHGAWQFHEKLIPNTPPKPIRIWMHVGDHDLYNPNSMRDDMHDWVVANQNMAKVLAAKGYRYQFLFVKNAGHGDRAAKMQTLPEALEWLWK from the coding sequence ATGAACATGAAGCGCGTCCTGTTTCTGAGTCTCGTCTGTGCCGCGATTGGCCTTCCTGTGCTGACTCTGGCGCAAGCGCCAGCGGCCCCAGCGGCCCCGGCCCAGCAGTCCGCGCCCGCCACGACGACCGCGCCGGCTCCGCCGCGTCCCGTACCGCCGACGCGCGACCCGCACACGCCAGGCTACGTCACCGCGACCGAGCTGCCGGATGGCACCCTGCCGCCGCCTGACGCCGACGGCAACTTCATCGTAGGGCCGACCCACGTGCCCGCGCCCGAGACGCAGCCGACCGAAGGCGTCCCGGCCGGCACGGTCTGCAACCTCACGATGAACTCGACGGACAGCAAGATCTATCCCGGCATCGCGCGCGATCCGGGGACGTTCGGCACGCCCGATCCGAACGATCCGGCAAAGCTGATCGTGACGACGAGCCATCCGGCACCGTACACGCGCAAGGTCGCCGTCTACGTGCCGAAGCAATACGTCGCCGGCACCGCCGCGCCGTTCATCATCGGGGCGGACGGACCGGATCCGCTGCTTTTCGGGACGCTCGACAACCTGATCTTCCAGAAGCGTGTCCCGGCAATGGTGGCGATCTCGATCGGCAACGGCAGCGGCGACGCGCAGGGCAGCCAGCGCGGGCTCGAATACGACACGATGTCCGGACGCTACGCGGAGTTCGTCGAGACCGAGGTGATTCCGTTTGTCGAGCAGCAGTGCAATGTGAAGCTGACGAGGGATCCCGAAGGCCGGGCGACGATGGGCGGGAGCTCGGGTGCGGCGGCGGCGCTCATCATGGCGTGGTATCACCCGGAGTGGTACCACCGGGTGCTGTCGTACTCAGGGACGTACGTCAACCAGCAGTGGCCGCCGAACCCCGACACCCCGCACGGCGCGTGGCAGTTCCACGAGAAGCTGATCCCCAACACTCCGCCGAAGCCCATTCGTATCTGGATGCACGTCGGGGATCACGATCTCTACAACCCGAACTCCATGCGCGACGACATGCACGACTGGGTGGTGGCCAACCAGAACATGGCGAAGGTACTGGCCGCGAAGGGATATCGCTACCAGTTCCTCTTCGTGAAGAACGCCGGACACGGCGATCGCGCCGCCAAAATGCAGACGCTGCCCGAGGCGCTCGAGTGGCTCTGGAAGTGA
- a CDS encoding AIM24 family protein, with protein sequence MRTCPTCQRPVADGDNFCAADGTRLAGAPPPPAAAPLERITCEWCRSTNEATALSCHTCGAPLTLRNLVSESGWREAPRLKDMTEFQFGDSVCQIEGDIVPVAEVNLAAGDSLYFEHHVLLWKDAATPLGTLALDGGFKRVLAGMPFIISVAQGPGRVAFSRDATGEIVVLPLHPGMELDVREHAFLVASHHISYSFVRVKGLRNILFGGQGMFMDRFVTGTTPGMLILHGYGNVFERMLKAGESILVEPGAFLYKDSSVTMDVELQPLTSGWFGGTSMSLARMTGPGRVGIQSMYVHHNTE encoded by the coding sequence ATGCGCACCTGTCCGACGTGTCAGCGTCCGGTCGCGGACGGCGACAACTTCTGCGCCGCCGACGGCACACGCCTCGCCGGCGCGCCTCCGCCGCCCGCGGCGGCGCCGCTCGAGCGGATCACCTGCGAGTGGTGCCGGAGCACGAACGAAGCCACCGCGCTCTCGTGCCACACCTGCGGTGCGCCGCTCACCCTCCGCAATCTGGTGAGCGAGTCGGGCTGGCGTGAGGCGCCTCGCCTGAAAGACATGACCGAATTCCAGTTCGGCGACAGCGTCTGCCAGATCGAGGGCGACATCGTCCCGGTCGCCGAGGTCAACCTCGCGGCGGGCGATTCCCTCTACTTCGAGCACCACGTCCTGCTGTGGAAGGACGCCGCGACGCCGCTCGGCACGCTGGCGCTCGACGGCGGGTTCAAGCGCGTGCTCGCCGGTATGCCGTTCATCATCAGCGTGGCGCAGGGCCCCGGGCGGGTCGCCTTCTCACGCGACGCCACCGGCGAGATCGTCGTGTTGCCGCTCCATCCCGGCATGGAGCTCGACGTGCGCGAACACGCGTTCCTGGTCGCCTCGCACCACATCAGCTATTCCTTCGTACGCGTCAAAGGACTGCGCAACATCCTCTTCGGCGGCCAGGGGATGTTCATGGATCGCTTCGTCACCGGCACGACACCCGGCATGCTCATCCTGCACGGCTACGGCAACGTGTTCGAGCGGATGCTCAAGGCTGGCGAGAGCATCCTCGTCGAGCCGGGAGCCTTTCTCTACAAGGATTCGAGCGTCACGATGGACGTCGAGCTGCAGCCGCTCACGAGCGGCTGGTTCGGCGGCACCTCGATGAGCCTGGCGCGGATGACCGGACCCGGCCGCGTCGGCATCCAGTCGATGTACGTCCACCACAACACGGAGTAG
- a CDS encoding MFS transporter, with product MPESPAGPTELERRTIGRVSARLVPFLVACYFVAYLDRVNVGFAALTMNQDLGLSASAFGFGAGVFFIAYFFFEVPSNLLLERVGARRWIARIMFTWGIVSGATAFVHGETSFYAVRVLLGLAEAGFFPGIIFFLTLWFPAVYRARIIGAFMAAIPLSTVIGAPISGLLLGLNGALGLKGWQWLFVLEAVPALLLSFVVFAYLTDRPSDAAWLQPDERDWLVARLQAEAATRQAARHYSVAEALRDPKVLALSLVYFGATATNYGLSFFLPQIVKAFGVSNVQAGLITALPYVAGTVAIVWWPRHSDRTLERRFHVAGALVIASAGIAVSTALGDPALKMIALTMAGAGIFSCLPIFWTLPTAFLSGAAAAGGIALINSIGNLAGFAGPYVVGVLKDRTGSYAPGLLSLAAAGLAAAIIVLVLPHDPSLEHAPREVRLRKGPQQLRIR from the coding sequence TTGCCCGAATCGCCCGCCGGTCCGACTGAGCTCGAACGCCGGACGATCGGCCGAGTCTCGGCGCGGCTCGTCCCGTTTCTCGTCGCCTGCTACTTCGTCGCCTACCTGGATCGGGTCAACGTCGGCTTCGCGGCGTTGACGATGAACCAGGACCTGGGACTGTCGGCGTCGGCGTTCGGGTTCGGCGCGGGCGTCTTCTTCATCGCCTATTTCTTCTTCGAGGTTCCGTCGAACCTGCTGCTCGAGCGCGTCGGCGCCCGCCGCTGGATCGCGCGGATCATGTTCACGTGGGGCATCGTCTCGGGCGCGACGGCGTTCGTGCACGGAGAGACGAGCTTCTACGCCGTTCGGGTGCTGCTCGGGCTCGCCGAGGCGGGATTCTTTCCGGGCATCATCTTTTTCCTGACGCTGTGGTTCCCGGCGGTCTATCGCGCCCGCATCATCGGCGCCTTCATGGCGGCGATTCCGCTGTCGACGGTGATTGGCGCGCCAATCTCGGGACTGCTCCTCGGCCTGAACGGGGCGCTGGGCCTGAAGGGCTGGCAGTGGCTGTTCGTCCTCGAGGCGGTGCCCGCGCTGCTGCTGTCGTTCGTCGTCTTCGCCTATCTCACGGATCGTCCATCGGACGCGGCATGGCTGCAGCCCGACGAGCGCGACTGGCTGGTGGCGCGTCTGCAGGCGGAAGCGGCGACCCGCCAGGCCGCGCGCCACTACAGCGTCGCGGAGGCGCTCCGCGACCCGAAAGTGCTCGCGCTCAGCCTCGTCTATTTCGGCGCGACCGCCACGAACTACGGCCTGAGCTTCTTCCTGCCCCAGATCGTCAAGGCGTTTGGCGTGTCGAACGTGCAGGCGGGCCTGATTACGGCGCTGCCGTACGTGGCCGGCACGGTCGCGATCGTCTGGTGGCCGCGCCACTCCGACCGCACGCTCGAACGCCGCTTCCATGTCGCTGGCGCGCTGGTCATCGCGTCAGCGGGCATCGCGGTGTCGACGGCGCTCGGCGATCCGGCGCTGAAGATGATCGCACTGACGATGGCCGGCGCCGGGATCTTTTCCTGCCTGCCGATTTTCTGGACGCTGCCGACCGCCTTCCTCTCCGGGGCGGCGGCGGCCGGCGGGATCGCGCTCATCAACTCGATCGGCAACCTGGCCGGTTTCGCCGGTCCGTACGTGGTCGGCGTGCTGAAGGATAGAACCGGCAGCTATGCGCCGGGTCTACTCTCGCTGGCCGCCGCCGGCCTCGCCGCCGCCATCATCGTGCTCGTCCTGCCGCACGATCCGTCGCTCGAGCACGCGCCGCGCGAGGTTCGGTTGCGCAAAGGGCCGCAGCAATTGAGGATCCGGTGA
- a CDS encoding ATP-dependent DNA ligase yields MPDFPIAPPIEPMLSKAAEEIPAGAFLYEPKWDGFRSLVFRGGGGVYIQSRDLKPLDRYFPELHDGLIAALPDGCVVDGEIVIATPHGLDFDLLQMRLHPAASRAAKLAKETPSAFVAFDLLAAGSDDLRTLPFERRRARLEQMLVKVKAPVHLTPMTRDREVAIDWLQRFEGAGLDGVMAKPASGSYEPGKRAMFKIKHARTADCVVAGFRWHKDSEGTRVGSLLLGLYDTTGTLHHVGVASAFSTKTRQDLVALLEPFRTDALKNHPWREWAAQDGSSRMPGGQSRWSAGKDLSWEPIRVELVCEVKYDHMQGDRFRHAAFFQRWRADKPPSDCTYAQLEVTTPFELERVFGARG; encoded by the coding sequence GTGCCCGACTTCCCCATCGCCCCGCCGATCGAGCCGATGCTCTCGAAAGCCGCGGAGGAGATTCCCGCCGGCGCGTTTCTCTACGAGCCGAAGTGGGACGGCTTCCGCTCCCTCGTCTTCCGCGGCGGCGGCGGCGTCTACATCCAGAGCCGCGATCTGAAACCGCTCGATCGCTACTTCCCCGAGCTTCACGACGGCTTGATCGCCGCGCTTCCCGACGGTTGCGTCGTCGATGGCGAGATCGTGATCGCGACGCCGCACGGTCTCGACTTCGACCTGCTGCAGATGCGGCTGCATCCGGCAGCCTCGCGCGCCGCGAAGCTCGCGAAAGAGACGCCGTCGGCATTCGTCGCGTTCGACCTGCTGGCGGCAGGCAGCGATGATCTGCGCACGCTGCCATTCGAACGGCGGCGCGCCCGACTGGAACAGATGCTCGTGAAAGTGAAGGCGCCGGTGCATCTGACACCGATGACACGCGACCGCGAGGTCGCGATCGACTGGCTGCAGCGGTTCGAAGGCGCGGGGCTCGATGGCGTGATGGCGAAGCCGGCGAGCGGCAGCTACGAACCCGGCAAGCGCGCCATGTTCAAGATCAAACACGCCAGGACCGCCGACTGCGTCGTCGCCGGCTTCCGCTGGCACAAGGACAGCGAGGGGACGCGCGTCGGCTCGCTGCTGCTCGGGCTCTACGACACCACCGGCACGCTGCACCATGTCGGCGTCGCATCGGCGTTCAGCACGAAGACACGTCAGGATCTGGTCGCCCTGCTCGAGCCGTTTCGAACAGATGCGCTGAAGAATCACCCATGGAGGGAATGGGCCGCACAGGACGGATCGTCCCGCATGCCCGGCGGCCAGAGCCGGTGGAGCGCCGGCAAGGACCTGTCGTGGGAACCGATCCGCGTCGAACTGGTGTGCGAAGTGAAGTACGACCACATGCAGGGCGACCGCTTCCGCCACGCCGCCTTCTTCCAGCGCTGGCGCGCCGACAAGCCACCGTCCGACTGTACCTACGCTCAGCTGGAGGTGACGACGCCGTTCGAGCTGGAGCGGGTGTTCGGAGCGAGGGGCTGA
- a CDS encoding DUF3237 domain-containing protein, translating into MAHVDPAPPRLTFVMTIDVRVDSPVDIGAVPGGRRRIVPIRGGTFAGPDLRGTVPDGGADWQIVREDGQSELEARYTLRTDRGDLIYVRNTGLRHAPPAVTARLLAGEPVDPSLVYFRTVPVFETAAAGLHWLTRAIFIGDGERHPDHVVIRVWRIE; encoded by the coding sequence ATGGCCCATGTCGATCCGGCGCCGCCGCGGCTGACGTTCGTAATGACGATCGACGTCCGCGTCGACAGCCCGGTCGACATCGGCGCGGTGCCGGGCGGACGGCGGCGGATCGTACCGATCCGCGGCGGCACGTTCGCCGGGCCCGATCTGCGCGGCACGGTGCCCGACGGCGGCGCAGACTGGCAGATCGTGCGCGAGGACGGACAGTCCGAGCTCGAGGCCCGCTATACGCTCCGGACGGATCGCGGCGACTTGATCTACGTCCGCAACACGGGCCTCCGGCATGCGCCGCCGGCAGTGACCGCCAGACTGCTGGCCGGCGAGCCCGTCGATCCCTCGCTCGTCTATTTTCGGACCGTGCCGGTGTTCGAAACTGCCGCCGCGGGCCTGCACTGGCTGACCCGGGCGATTTTCATCGGCGACGGCGAACGCCACCCCGATCACGTGGTGATCCGCGTCTGGAGGATCGAGTAG
- the ligD gene encoding non-homologous end-joining DNA ligase, producing MPESVTLTAAGREIAISNPEKVLFPDAGHSKLDLARYYLAVADGALRGAGNRPNVLVRYPNGIGGEYFYQKRAPTSRPDWIDVVSLSFPSGRTAEEVVPRDAAALVWMANLACVELHPHPVRDDDLDHPDELRVDLDPVPGVEWPQIRDVAAVVKAALDDVGLTGWPKTSGSRGMHVFVRIERRWTFGEVRRAALALAREVERRAPALATSKWWKEERHGVFLDYNQNAKDRTVCSAYSVRPTRDARVSAPLAWDEIAACDPRDFTLATMPARYATLGDRHADIDRHAGSLEALLDLSARHEREGLGDAPWPPHYRKQPGEAPRVAPSRRREPKFPLISIGRARDRTDAMAGFERWQARHPEAAAHLQPADVLVDRERGRYRTWTRVRLNLQHVPDELRPPQEPLDPDEDPASDWVRGATARRPRSTRRDPS from the coding sequence GTGCCCGAGTCCGTCACCCTCACCGCGGCCGGACGCGAGATCGCGATCAGCAATCCGGAGAAGGTACTCTTCCCCGATGCCGGACACAGCAAGCTGGATCTGGCGCGCTACTACCTGGCCGTGGCGGATGGCGCGCTGCGCGGGGCGGGGAACCGGCCGAACGTACTGGTGCGGTATCCCAACGGCATCGGCGGGGAGTACTTCTACCAGAAGCGCGCGCCGACGTCGCGGCCGGACTGGATCGACGTCGTGTCGCTGTCGTTTCCCTCCGGACGCACCGCCGAGGAAGTCGTCCCTCGCGACGCCGCGGCGCTCGTGTGGATGGCGAATCTCGCCTGCGTCGAGCTCCATCCGCATCCCGTGCGTGACGACGATCTCGATCATCCTGACGAACTGCGCGTCGATCTCGATCCGGTGCCGGGCGTCGAGTGGCCGCAGATCAGAGACGTCGCGGCGGTCGTGAAGGCAGCGCTCGACGATGTGGGGCTGACCGGCTGGCCGAAGACGTCGGGCTCGCGCGGCATGCACGTGTTCGTGCGGATCGAACGGCGGTGGACGTTCGGCGAAGTCCGCCGGGCCGCGCTGGCGCTGGCCCGCGAGGTGGAGCGGCGCGCCCCGGCGCTCGCGACCAGCAAGTGGTGGAAGGAAGAACGCCACGGCGTGTTCCTGGACTACAACCAGAACGCGAAAGACCGCACGGTGTGCAGCGCCTATTCCGTGCGGCCGACGCGGGACGCACGCGTGTCAGCGCCGCTCGCGTGGGACGAGATCGCCGCCTGCGATCCGCGTGACTTCACGCTGGCGACGATGCCGGCGCGCTACGCGACGCTCGGCGATCGTCACGCGGACATCGATCGCCACGCCGGTTCGCTCGAGGCGTTGCTGGATCTGTCGGCGCGGCACGAGCGCGAGGGGCTCGGCGACGCGCCGTGGCCGCCGCATTACCGCAAGCAGCCCGGCGAAGCGCCGCGCGTCGCGCCGTCGCGGCGGCGCGAGCCGAAGTTTCCGTTGATCAGCATCGGCCGCGCGCGCGACAGGACCGACGCGATGGCGGGTTTCGAGCGCTGGCAGGCGCGCCACCCGGAGGCGGCGGCGCACCTGCAGCCGGCCGACGTGCTCGTCGACCGCGAACGAGGCCGCTACCGTACGTGGACGCGCGTCCGCCTCAACCTGCAGCACGTACCCGATGAGCTTCGCCCACCGCAGGAACCGCTCGACCCCGACGAAGATCCGGCGTCGGACTGGGTCCGCGGAGCGACTGCAAGGCGCCCACGCTCGACGCGCCGCGATCCTTCGTGA
- a CDS encoding YpdA family putative bacillithiol disulfide reductase, with translation MSELPYDVAVIGAGPVGLACAIEVRRRGLSARVFDKGTLVNSIFGYPTNMEFFSTPDLIEIGGYPFPVQHYKPTREDALEYYRGVAAREQIPVSLYDRVERIDGARGGFTLRSTSGEHAARFVVLSTGFFDLANRLGVPGEDLPKVLHYYKEPYPYVSQDVAIIGAKNSAAKAALDCYRHGARVTLVVRAAAISDKVKYWIKPDLENRIKEGSIKAFFDTTVQEIRPDSLRLATPDGPLEIANQWLLAMTGYHPDFDLLQRFGVTFAGDAWRTPIYDDTTFETQRPGVYIAGTVCGGYQTGRWFIENGRFHARQIAEHIAGEAVERIPFEQIHWKTQE, from the coding sequence ATGTCCGAGCTGCCGTACGACGTCGCGGTCATCGGGGCGGGACCGGTCGGCCTCGCCTGCGCCATCGAAGTCCGCCGCCGCGGCCTGAGCGCCCGCGTCTTCGACAAAGGCACGCTTGTCAACTCCATCTTCGGCTACCCGACGAACATGGAGTTCTTCTCGACGCCGGATCTCATCGAAATCGGCGGCTATCCGTTCCCGGTGCAGCACTACAAGCCGACCCGCGAGGACGCGCTCGAGTACTACCGCGGCGTCGCGGCCCGCGAACAGATCCCGGTATCGCTCTACGATCGCGTCGAACGCATCGACGGCGCGCGCGGCGGCTTCACTTTGCGCTCGACGAGCGGCGAGCACGCCGCGCGGTTCGTCGTGCTCTCCACCGGCTTCTTCGACCTCGCGAACCGGCTCGGCGTCCCCGGCGAGGACCTGCCCAAGGTCCTGCACTACTACAAGGAGCCGTACCCGTACGTCTCGCAGGATGTCGCCATCATCGGCGCGAAGAACTCGGCGGCGAAGGCGGCGCTCGACTGCTATCGGCACGGCGCGCGCGTGACGCTCGTGGTGCGCGCCGCGGCGATCTCGGACAAGGTGAAGTACTGGATCAAGCCCGATCTCGAGAACCGGATCAAAGAAGGCAGCATCAAGGCCTTCTTCGACACGACGGTGCAGGAGATCCGGCCGGACTCGCTGCGCCTCGCGACGCCGGACGGCCCGCTGGAGATCGCCAACCAGTGGCTGCTCGCCATGACCGGCTATCACCCGGACTTCGATCTGCTGCAGCGCTTCGGCGTCACCTTCGCCGGCGACGCCTGGCGGACGCCGATCTACGACGACACGACGTTCGAGACGCAGCGCCCGGGCGTCTATATCGCCGGCACGGTGTGCGGCGGCTACCAGACCGGCCGCTGGTTCATCGAGAACGGCCGTTTCCACGCCCGCCAGATCGCCGAACACATCGCCGGCGAGGCCGTCGAGCGCATCCCGTTCGAGCAGATTCACTGGAAAACGCAGGAGTAG
- a CDS encoding ABC transporter permease, with protein MSTLPGDLRYTLRAFRRDPGFAAFAILIAGLGIGASVTVFSVVNTMLLRPLPFDRPGRLVWIANHQSAGLSGQTTQVGHMLDLRERSQSLEAVSGYFAFYGVGDTMLTGRGEPERLNAVPVSDNFFQLLGVRPEIGRTFTADEVKVNGPKAVILSHGLWARRFASDPAIVGSLLTLNDEAVTVIGVMPASFDFGSVFAPGTHFDMYSPFPLAPETNRWGNTMAMIGRLKPGVTVAHAEAETKTIAAQLMREHPERNSFEGFLTPLADHVNGRMRLAVWVLAGAVAAVMLIVCANLSNLLLARTAARQKEIAIRTALGAGRRRLLAQMLTEGLVLSCSGAALGTAIALAGTRALAHLDAVNVPLLASVGVDVRVLAFALTLALTAGVVFGLAPAFATPESALHDALKDASRGSTVRRTWVRHALVVAEVAFACVLVVGAGLLLRSFVRVLDVDLGFRPLQAVTVRVDPDSAYPTRDQKLAYFSDVLRRVREIPGVEGAGITDALPLGKNRTWGARAKGVTYPNGRGPSAFPRMISDGYFAAMGIPIKAGRDVAADDGPTSDPVMVVNETMARTVWPGQDPIGKVVLGACAPERRVVGVVADVKHLALELGSGNEMYIPLRQCGDLPSSDLVVRATLGEAQSVAAIRAALAPIVHNIGGNEFRPLQTLVDRSVSPRRFTLLMLGGFAVFALVLASLGIYALISYSVSQRTQEIGIRMALGASAGDLQAQIVAQTLTLAVIGIALGGAASWLLGRSASGLLYGVTPADPVTFGAMVVVLTVVAAVAGWLPARRASRIDPLVALRAE; from the coding sequence ATGTCCACGCTCCCGGGCGATCTGCGCTACACCCTGCGCGCGTTCCGTCGCGACCCCGGTTTTGCCGCTTTCGCCATTCTGATCGCCGGCCTCGGGATCGGAGCCAGCGTCACCGTGTTCAGTGTCGTCAACACGATGCTGCTGCGGCCGCTGCCGTTCGATCGGCCCGGGCGGCTCGTCTGGATCGCGAACCACCAGTCGGCGGGGCTGTCGGGGCAGACGACGCAGGTGGGGCACATGCTCGATCTACGCGAGCGCAGCCAGTCGCTCGAGGCGGTCTCGGGCTACTTCGCCTTCTACGGCGTCGGCGACACGATGCTCACCGGCCGCGGCGAGCCGGAGCGGTTGAACGCGGTACCGGTCTCCGACAACTTCTTCCAGCTGCTCGGCGTCCGTCCGGAAATCGGACGAACGTTCACGGCCGACGAGGTGAAGGTCAACGGGCCGAAGGCGGTGATCCTCAGCCACGGGTTGTGGGCGCGCCGTTTCGCGTCCGATCCGGCGATCGTCGGATCGTTGCTGACGCTGAACGACGAGGCGGTGACGGTCATCGGCGTGATGCCCGCGTCGTTCGACTTCGGATCGGTGTTCGCGCCTGGTACGCACTTCGACATGTATTCCCCCTTCCCGCTGGCGCCCGAGACGAACCGGTGGGGAAACACCATGGCCATGATCGGCCGGCTGAAGCCCGGCGTCACCGTGGCGCACGCGGAAGCGGAAACGAAGACCATCGCGGCTCAGCTCATGCGCGAACACCCCGAGCGCAATTCCTTCGAGGGTTTCCTCACACCGCTCGCGGATCACGTCAACGGCCGCATGCGGCTCGCCGTGTGGGTGCTGGCCGGCGCCGTCGCCGCCGTCATGCTCATCGTCTGCGCCAACCTGTCGAATCTGCTGCTGGCGCGGACCGCGGCGCGGCAGAAGGAAATTGCGATCCGGACGGCACTCGGCGCCGGACGGCGGCGGCTGCTGGCGCAGATGCTGACCGAAGGCCTCGTTCTCTCCTGCAGCGGCGCGGCGCTCGGGACGGCGATCGCGCTGGCAGGCACGCGGGCGCTGGCGCACCTCGACGCGGTCAACGTGCCGCTGCTCGCCAGCGTCGGCGTCGATGTCCGGGTACTGGCGTTCGCGCTGACGCTGGCGCTGACGGCGGGGGTGGTCTTCGGACTGGCACCGGCGTTCGCGACGCCGGAATCGGCGTTGCACGACGCGCTGAAGGATGCGAGCCGCGGCTCGACCGTCCGCCGCACGTGGGTGCGGCACGCGCTGGTCGTCGCCGAAGTGGCGTTTGCGTGCGTCCTCGTCGTCGGCGCCGGCCTGCTGCTGCGCAGCTTCGTGCGCGTGCTCGACGTCGATCTCGGGTTCCGGCCCTTGCAGGCTGTGACGGTGCGCGTCGATCCCGACAGCGCCTATCCGACCCGCGATCAGAAGCTCGCCTATTTCAGTGACGTCCTGCGCCGCGTGCGCGAGATCCCCGGTGTCGAGGGGGCCGGCATCACCGACGCGCTGCCGCTCGGCAAGAACCGCACGTGGGGCGCGCGGGCGAAAGGCGTGACCTATCCGAACGGCCGCGGGCCGTCGGCATTCCCCCGCATGATCAGCGACGGGTATTTCGCCGCCATGGGCATTCCGATCAAGGCCGGGCGCGACGTCGCCGCCGACGACGGTCCGACGAGCGATCCCGTCATGGTGGTCAACGAAACCATGGCCCGAACCGTGTGGCCCGGCCAGGATCCGATCGGCAAGGTCGTGCTCGGGGCCTGCGCGCCCGAGCGGCGGGTGGTGGGCGTCGTCGCCGACGTCAAGCACCTCGCGCTCGAGCTCGGCTCCGGCAACGAGATGTACATTCCGCTGCGGCAGTGCGGCGATCTGCCGTCGAGCGATCTCGTCGTGCGCGCCACACTCGGGGAGGCGCAGTCGGTGGCCGCGATCCGGGCGGCGCTGGCACCGATCGTCCACAACATCGGCGGCAACGAGTTCCGGCCGCTGCAGACGCTCGTCGACCGCTCGGTGTCGCCGCGGCGGTTCACGCTGCTGATGCTGGGCGGCTTCGCCGTGTTCGCGCTCGTGCTCGCCTCGCTCGGCATCTACGCGTTGATCTCGTACTCGGTCAGCCAGCGCACGCAGGAGATCGGCATCCGGATGGCGCTCGGCGCGTCGGCAGGCGATCTCCAGGCGCAGATCGTGGCGCAGACGCTGACGCTCGCCGTCATCGGGATCGCGCTGGGCGGCGCCGCGTCGTGGCTGCTCGGCCGCTCGGCCAGCGGCCTGCTTTACGGGGTCACGCCCGCGGACCCGGTGACGTTCGGCGCGATGGTGGTGGTGCTGACGGTCGTCGCCGCCGTCGCCGGCTGGCTGCCCGCCCGCCGCGCGTCGCGCATCGATCCGCTCGTGGCGCTGCGCGCCGAGTAG